From the Gallaecimonas mangrovi genome, one window contains:
- a CDS encoding ArsC family reductase codes for MTTIYGIKNCDTIKKARKWLEENAISYQFHDYRVDGLRQQQLKYWAKELGWEAMLNKRGTTFRQLPDSDKDNLNEDKAIALMLQHPALIKRPLLATDETLALGFKAENYADIFGVNP; via the coding sequence ATGACGACCATCTACGGAATAAAAAACTGCGACACCATCAAAAAGGCCCGCAAGTGGCTAGAAGAAAATGCCATTAGCTACCAGTTCCACGACTATCGCGTAGACGGTTTGCGCCAGCAACAACTCAAATACTGGGCCAAAGAGCTGGGCTGGGAAGCCATGCTTAATAAAAGAGGCACCACCTTTCGCCAGCTTCCAGACAGCGATAAAGACAATCTAAACGAAGATAAAGCCATTGCCTTGATGCTTCAGCACCCAGCGCTTATCAAGCGGCCGCTACTGGCCACCGATGAAACCCTGGCCCTGGGCTTTAAAGCCGAAAATTATGCCGATATTTTTGGGGTTAACCCATGA
- the crr gene encoding PTS glucose transporter subunit IIA: protein MGLLDKLKQLLGDGPQGDGIPIYAPISGELVDIEAVPDVVFAEKIVGDGIAIRPTAHQVVAPVNGTIGKIFETNHAFSIESDEGIEIFVHIGIDTVELKGEGFLRVAQEGQKVQKGEPILECNLSYLEENARSTLTPIVVSNMDDFRHIRKKTGKVKAGEDVILTLFR from the coding sequence ATGGGGCTACTGGATAAGCTCAAACAGTTACTTGGTGATGGCCCGCAGGGCGATGGCATTCCTATTTATGCGCCCATCAGTGGAGAGCTGGTCGATATTGAAGCTGTTCCTGATGTGGTCTTTGCTGAAAAAATCGTGGGTGACGGTATTGCCATCCGGCCGACGGCACACCAAGTAGTGGCACCGGTGAACGGTACCATTGGTAAGATTTTTGAAACCAACCACGCTTTTTCCATTGAATCTGACGAAGGCATCGAGATCTTCGTGCATATCGGTATTGATACCGTGGAACTGAAAGGTGAAGGTTTCTTGCGGGTGGCGCAGGAAGGACAGAAGGTGCAAAAAGGCGAGCCTATCCTTGAATGCAACCTCAGCTACCTAGAAGAAAACGCCCGCTCGACCTTAACGCCGATCGTGGTGTCCAATATGGACGACTTTCGTCATATCCGAAAAAAAACCGGAAAAGTGAAGGCAGGAGAGGACGTTATCCTCACTCTCTTTCGCTAA
- the ptsP gene encoding phosphoenolpyruvate--protein phosphotransferase, with protein MTASIKGLSVSSGQIKGPVLTLPGQDLRLDFTLAPKGQQDSEWQRFEQALALAESQLETLHQQAQEKLGDDIAALFVGLHLLVTDPELIDEVKTYIYSKQARAEAAVYHVLNKQARTLINLGNDYLAERASDLRELAGRLVHLLQGRMPPDHIVLENPVILFADELYPAQLALLDNEKLLGIVTRKGGRHSHAAIMARAFGIPALAGCNALDKVSDGDWAAIDGDQGLLFLGDTLPDYPSYHQHALVGDAEVIPSISPIALNANISTLMEARHIRQSGAQEVGLCRTELLFSNRQHAPTLERQIQIYQHIAKECTPIPVTFRLLDAGGDKPLPWLNKASEPNPALGWHGIRVLLDQPELLETQLRALLEVSRQYPLRIMVPMVTELEEVVAVKQQLQALAAQLDCPCPPLGTMVETPSAAMLADILAEELDFFSIGSNDLAQYTLAVDRENPRVADRLNAVSPALLRLMARVVDAAKDKNLPVTLCGELAANPYYLPIWISLGLTGLSMQAAALAGIRQQLVNPPAIPDRQALLRAGSVTELGTLLQKA; from the coding sequence ATGACAGCCAGCATTAAAGGGCTGAGTGTCAGCAGTGGCCAAATTAAAGGGCCGGTACTCACACTGCCTGGCCAAGATCTGCGCCTCGACTTCACCCTAGCCCCCAAAGGCCAGCAAGACAGCGAATGGCAGCGTTTTGAACAAGCGCTTGCCCTGGCTGAAAGTCAGTTAGAAACCCTGCATCAACAAGCCCAAGAAAAACTCGGTGACGATATCGCCGCGCTGTTTGTCGGCCTGCATCTATTGGTAACCGACCCCGAGCTTATCGATGAGGTGAAAACCTACATCTACAGCAAACAGGCAAGGGCTGAGGCCGCGGTTTACCACGTGCTGAATAAACAAGCACGCACCCTGATAAACCTCGGTAACGATTACCTGGCAGAACGCGCATCGGACCTTCGAGAACTCGCAGGCCGCTTGGTACATCTGTTGCAGGGCCGAATGCCCCCTGACCACATTGTGCTGGAAAACCCCGTCATTCTTTTTGCTGACGAGCTTTATCCGGCGCAGCTAGCACTTCTAGATAATGAAAAGTTGCTGGGCATTGTTACCCGCAAAGGCGGCCGCCATTCCCATGCCGCCATTATGGCAAGGGCCTTTGGTATTCCGGCACTAGCCGGCTGCAATGCCCTTGATAAGGTCAGTGATGGTGACTGGGCCGCCATTGATGGTGACCAAGGGCTGCTGTTTTTAGGCGACACCCTGCCCGATTACCCCAGTTATCATCAACACGCTTTAGTGGGCGATGCTGAAGTTATTCCGTCAATTTCCCCTATTGCCCTTAACGCCAATATTTCAACCCTGATGGAAGCGCGGCATATTCGCCAAAGTGGCGCTCAGGAAGTGGGACTTTGCCGTACCGAGCTGTTGTTTTCGAACCGCCAGCACGCCCCCACCCTTGAGCGGCAAATTCAAATTTACCAACATATTGCCAAGGAATGCACCCCAATTCCCGTGACCTTCCGGCTACTTGATGCCGGTGGCGACAAACCACTGCCTTGGCTCAATAAAGCCTCGGAGCCTAACCCGGCCCTTGGTTGGCATGGCATTCGGGTATTGCTCGATCAGCCCGAATTACTGGAAACACAGCTAAGGGCACTACTGGAAGTGTCACGCCAATACCCGCTTCGCATCATGGTGCCAATGGTCACCGAGCTAGAAGAAGTGGTTGCCGTAAAACAGCAACTGCAAGCCTTGGCAGCGCAATTGGATTGTCCTTGTCCGCCGCTCGGTACCATGGTGGAAACCCCTTCGGCGGCCATGCTCGCTGACATCCTGGCCGAAGAGTTGGACTTTTTCTCCATCGGCTCCAATGACTTGGCGCAATACACCTTGGCGGTCGACAGGGAAAACCCCAGGGTTGCCGACCGGCTTAATGCCGTTTCGCCGGCGTTGCTGCGGCTAATGGCAAGGGTCGTTGATGCCGCAAAAGACAAAAACTTGCCAGTAACCTTATGTGGCGAGCTTGCTGCCAACCCCTACTATTTACCTATTTGGATAAGCTTGGGCCTGACCGGTCTTTCCATGCAGGCCGCCGCCCTTGCCGGTATTCGTCAGCAGTTAGTTAACCCACCGGCTATCCCGGACCGCCAGGCACTGCTAAGGGCAGGTTCCGTTACTGAACTGGGCACGCTTTTACAAAAAGCATGA
- a CDS encoding HPr family phosphocarrier protein — translation MESCCIRILAPHGLHTRPAALLVAMARKYDAQIQIKCEGQEASAKSLFALQKLPLVSGATIELCAEGTDAYQAIKEMQQWLEQFNDSQH, via the coding sequence ATGGAAAGCTGTTGCATAAGAATTTTGGCGCCCCACGGGCTGCACACCCGCCCCGCTGCATTACTTGTTGCGATGGCGCGTAAATATGACGCGCAAATCCAGATAAAATGCGAAGGGCAAGAGGCCAGTGCCAAAAGTTTGTTTGCCCTCCAAAAGCTCCCGCTGGTCAGCGGTGCCACCATAGAACTCTGCGCTGAAGGAACAGATGCCTACCAAGCAATAAAGGAAATGCAGCAATGGTTGGAACAATTTAATGACAGCCAGCATTAA